AAATAAAGAGTTAATTTAGTTTATGTTCGTTTTAAGTTTATTTGAGATTTCTTTATAAACACTTTCacatatttttatcattttaataATTTACATCGTAAAGATAATTTTATGATTGATTGTGTAATAAACTAGTTTTGGTTTATATTGTACCacgattcttttttttttttttccaattgcGTGATCGTAAACAACGTCGGCGTAGACTAACCTCGGGATtagggcgtgacatttaagtggtatcaaagTCGACAAGTTCATAATCCAGTTGGGAAAATTTACAACAAAAAATTTCGATCAGATTTCTGTAAAATGTCAATTTAGTTCCTTCTGAAACGTTTTTGTCGTTTTAGGAAATTTTCGTAAAGCCTATAACTTTTCTTGGAAattctgaattcaattctgccAATTGTTCTAGAATCTTCTCTACATATGCTTTAAATCCATATGTTTATCTCCAAACTTtccattttgatttttttttaaaaaaaatggtttTAAATCGAGCCATTATTCGGATAAATGGCTTTAGTACTTGTTGTtttctattttatattattgGACATATTATGTgcctttcaatttttttatttcaataaaTGGCTTCATCAACTCATTTGCGACCCCGCACTCGTGCACATGCTTCCATCCGTATGAAGCAACTTGCCCTCAATAACCAAACCCGTCAGATTAAGAGTCTTAGAGCCCGACTTGGTGACCAAAGGCGAGAAAATGGTGCATCAGTTTGAACAATTGATGGGAGATAACATATCTTTCAGGGATGACATAGAAACTATCAATTACCGAGAGGAGAGATTTCTTAAGGACATAGAGCCACACATCACGGTGTTGAACGAAGAAAGACAACTGAATATAAAGAACAAGAAGATGCTAGAGGAAGCCAGTGATATCGTGAATAATCTTTCAGATGTCAGCTACTGCTTGATCAAAAAAACTGATATCATAAGAATCCAGAATCAGCATAATTGGTTTGAGGTTCGGAAACACCATTAGCATTCCCGCCAGTTATTAATTGAGGCAGATGCAAAGATAAAAGGGCTGAAGAATCAAGTGGTACAAATCATGGGGGAGAATAATCAGCTTATGTAGTTGATGAAGCAAATGCAAGAAGGatagtttgaggatgatgacACTGAAGAGATGGAGGCAAGACCCATAATAGCAGTAGGAAATGGAGTAGTTGTGGAATAGAATGTCTTTGTCGtcagaattttattttaattagtaGGAGTTTCTTTCCATTGTTGCTACACTTTTTTTCAGTACTACTTTTATTACCTCATTCATATTTCCTATGTTTCCCtatttttataaatcaataaagaaTGTTTTATTTGTTCATTAATTTCTATTTATTACCAGCGCGATCTATTCGATGAATTTTTTAAGTTTGTGCAACAAATTCTTACAAACTTATAAATTGTAGGAAATGGTTGGCAGACCACCGAGACAAAACCGTAACCCATGTTACGTGGACAAAGATAACCATAAAAACGAAGAAGGGAATGGATCACCTCCAAAGTTTAGTCTTTAATAAGGAGATCTGGTAGACATAGTCACTATATTGGCAACGACACTGCAATAGTTGGTAAACCCTAACACCAATCAACAACCTCCACCCCCACCGCTTAATGGGATCAAATTCCACTATAAATACCCCTGCAAGAATAGGTGCCCGAAATTCAAAGGGGATGCCGATTCCGAAGTTAGCCAAAGCTTTCTGAAAAGTATAGAAACCCAACTATGATTGATAGAGGTTCCCGATGCACTTAAAGTGGATGTGACAACGACTTTCTTAGAAGACAAAGAAAGCAAGTGGTGAGAAGCAATCTCGCCTGTCATGACTGCTGCTGGACTAGTCACATGGCAGCACTTCTGAGATGTTTTCTTAAAGCAATGCTATCCAGCCGAGGTGAGATtacaaaaattgagtgagtttgaAAAGTTCACTAAAACCCCAGATATGTCAATGGTAGAATACACCTCAAAGTTCAATGTCCTGGGATCATATGCCCCGATGATCATGGCATATGAAGTCTTGAAATTGCATCGCTTTAAGAAGAGATTGAACAGTCGAATCTAATGGGCTTTAGCAGTCTACCAGCCAGCTAATTTTGCAGATATGATGGGTGAATCTATCCGTACTGAAACTGACATTCGCCAAAGAGAGGGAAAAAAAGAACAAACATCCTCTTATCGGCCAGTTTTCTCAGAACAGACAGAAGTTTAAGAAGCCCAACCTGTCTGGTGTACCCTCCATAGGGCATTCGTTTGCTACAAACTATCAAGGACTCGGGCCATGCCCAACATGCCATTTCCGACACATTGTAGAATGTCGAAGAGCAAGTGGTGTATGCTTCGGATATGGAAAACAATGACACTAATTGCAGAGTGTTCGAACGCTGCCAACCAAGCAACATGGCTCCATAAGGGAATCGAGCCAAATGCGGggacaaaccacaacaaaccgAAGGAGAACAAACCAAAGGAGAACTAACCGAATGTCAGGGTGTTTGATATGATGCAAGAAGAAGCAGACGACGCCAACGACGTTGTGTCAGGTACCATCCCAATTTTGCTTATGTGCTGTTTGATTCTAGTGCTACACATTCTTTTATATATAAGAGGTTTGTAAAGAAATTATTATGTAAGATCAAGAAAATAACCGAGTCTTTTAGGATAGCCACACCTATGAATAAGGCCATTGAAACTTATGAAATTCATAGGGACTGTAGAATCAATATTGACAACCAGACTCTAAGAGCCGACCTGATGCAACTAGCTATGGTCGACTTTGACAGTATATTAGGGATGTATTGGTTAGTGAGAAATGACGCAATGGTAAACTGTAAGGGAAAGAGTGTCAGACTTTGAACCCCGAATCAAGAAAAAATCATGTACCATTTCAAGTCCAAGGGATGGAAGACACTCATTTCCGCTTCCCAAACATGCAGAGCAATGAAATCTGGAGAAAAAATCTACCTAGAATTTTTCGGTGAAGCAAAAGAAGAAGTTGAGCTCAAACTGGAAGACGTCTCGACAGTACGAGaatttccggatgtttttctaGAAGAACTGCTTGGGACAATCCCGTACTGCGAAGTTGAGTTTGAATCAATCAGGTTCTCAGTGCTGCACCAATTTCCAAGGCACTTAATAGAATGACACCAGCTGAACTCAAGGAGTTGAAGGTCAAGGTTGAAGACATTAAATACAGCCTTTTAAACAAGATATGATCATTATGAGTTCACTGtaatgccttttggcttaaAGTAATGCCTTTTTGCTTAAATAATTTGCCATCAGCCTTCATGGACTTAATAAACAGAGTATTCAAGCTAAGGAGTGCATCCTTTTTAGGATATGTGATATCTGAAACAGGAGTATCAGTGGATCCAAAAAAAGTGGAGATAATTCTAGATTGGTTGAGGCTTAATTAAGAACGCCAGCGACATTAGGAGCTTTCTTGGATTAGCAGACTATTACCGAAATTTTGTTGAAGATTTCTCCTCAATAGCCAtataactgataaaactcacATAGAAGAATTCCAAATTTATCTGGGGTGAAACTTGCGAGTAAAGTTTTCAAACATTGAAGGAAAACTTGCATCCACACTAGTGTAATCTCGCCCACTGAAAATAAGGAATTTACCATTTACAGTGACACATCGAAGGAAGGTTTGAGATGTGTATTCATGCAAGAAGGAAGAGTGATTGCCTATGAATCAATGCAGTTGAAACCGAATGAGAGAAACTACCTCTATGGTGCCAAGTGTGAAATTTTTACAGACCACCAATGCCTTAAGTACTTGTTCACCCAAAATGAACTAAATATGAAACAAAGACGGTGGATAGAAGatttgaaggactatgactCAACCATAAGCATCTATCCAGGTAAAGCAAACAGAGTAACTGATTCTCTAAGTCGGTCGAGCACAAATTTCTTCTACCCCTTCTCGATATGACCATCGTATGTTATATATTTTGACACTGTAAACATTCAACTGGATATGAGCGAAAATCCTAATTGCATGTTTAACTAAGATAGATGGTGATGATCCACGGAgaataaatattcaaaaatataaaCGGGATGGTTGGTTTTTCCGAGGGTAGCGTAGATCCTATGATCCATGCTTTTGTATACAATCTCGACCGTTGAAAGAATCGACGGACCTAAATCAACATGGCCCCTTAAAAGCTACAACGAAAACCCCTCCACCAAGAAATCCTccctatttaattatattattattataaaggACGGTGCGATCTGAGACTCCTGACTTTTAATTAACCAATCGCATCTCGACGACGTCGTCGTTTTGCATTGGCCAACAGGGCGATGCGGCCCCACTTCGTTGGACTTTACCCCCAATAAGTTAAAAATTTCCAAATATAGCCCACAAAGCCAAAATTTGCAGTTTGACACTAAATTCTATAAAATTCAGCCATTTATttcttaataatataatattaatataaatgTGATGCGACCATCAAATATACACGATTTCTCACTAGACCCTTCATTTTAATTTCCCACACAAACAATTGCtatacataaataaaaaaattttgtatcaATAATAATTAAACCAAATACGTATATTACACTATAATGTTGATGTCATAAAGGTTTAAAGGATGATATTTTGGACGAAGATGTCAAATTTCTAACAAATCAAACAACATTTTGAAGATCCGCGAGACAAAAATACGTGAAACGAGTTAATTCTGCTTATatgtaaaataataaataataattttgatataaaaaataatttttttcaattcTCCCAAAATTGACTCGTAAACTAGTCTCATAAAAGTTTTTGCGTAGAAGAAAACTTGTATACAATGTATAACCAatctaataataattttgatataaaaaataatttttttcaattcTCCCAAAATTGACTCGTAAACTAGTCTCATAAAAGTTTTTGCGTAGAAGAAAACTTGTATACAATGTATAACCAATCTAATAAAAGAAAAGTTCACACACCAAATATAAGTTTACTAATGTACATATCTTATACCAAAGCAAACTTCATACTTGTCTTTTTCCTTAAATTCTAATATGTAGTTCTATACCCTTATATATTTCACATTCTAATTTTTAGATATACACAATATAAGATGAAAGAAACCTCATCACCTAATTTTAGctccttttttttattttttatttaactaAAAGAGGTAGTTAAAAATTAGGTTTTGGGCTTATTTTGTAATTTTCAAAAGTATAAGGAATTAATGTAGTTTCACCATGCTATAGGGGGCAAAGTGGATATTTCTATGCTTCTAACGGGAAGCCTCCCATCGGGGCTCTATGGGGGATTCCCTTTCTTCTCTTGACGACTCTGAAACTCACCGCCGTTGGCGGCGGCGTTGATGGAGTAAAACTAGGGAGCTTCTTGCTATTCCGCCCATGAACgtggctgctgctgctgctgttgtAAGAGTCCTCGGAGTCGTCCCCCGTTCTTTTCTTCTCCGACGAGTGCTTGTTCTTCTCAAAACCTCTCGACGTGCCAACAACCTGAtacaggaaaaaaaaaacaaccccGGCATTCATTTTCAATTCGAAAATTTTTATGGGCTTCTAAGATTTTAGTTGTTGATCGAGTTACAAAGTCAAAACAATCAAGAATATCATAGTTTGAGGAGTTCTACCTTGCAGCCAAGTGAGCAGAATGTGAAGGAATCAAGAAGGCTTCGATCACAAACTTGGCAGGTATTGGTGACACCTTTACCAGGCCTGGGCTGCGGCCGCTCATTCAAGAAAACAACCTTCGCACTGTTGATTATGTATGTCTGGACACTGCTAATGTCGAGGAATTTTTGGATTTCAGACACCCTTATTacatcatgatacgatgatctCCTTATCTGTGTAATCAAGAAAACAAGAATATATTCAAAACCCCAGAAATGGGATCAAATTAATAAAAGGAGATTGCCAAAAAGGGTAGAGAATCAAAGACAAGAGGGTATTTTGGTGGTCAATGCAGTGAAAAATCAAGAAATCTTCAAAGAGACGAGTGAAAGGATTGACATAGATAAAAATGGGTAAAACTAGAAAAAACAGAAACAATTTGTGCACGAAAAGATCAAGAAACAGGGTATTTTTACAGAGAGGGCAAGGGAATACCAATGGACAAAAATGGCAGAAGTCAAAAGGCTAAAAATGGatgaaaaaacaaacaaaagtcGAAAAAAGATCCAAGAAAATTGGTTCTGAAATCGAAAAATAATACCTGAATTGCACGATGGTCTTTGTGATAGCCCAAACAGAGTGAACAAAGTGGGCCATCCACACAATCTAAACAGTACATATTACATTCACTCTTGTGCGAGTCAACGTGAAATTTGCATTGAACAAAAAACTGTTCTTTCAACAAAGGTTTCAGCCATGGC
This region of Primulina eburnea isolate SZY01 chromosome 14, ASM2296580v1, whole genome shotgun sequence genomic DNA includes:
- the LOC140812762 gene encoding protein RGF1 INDUCIBLE TRANSCRIPTION FACTOR 1-like, translated to MGAGGPDEEDNSWPPWLKPLLKEQFFVQCKFHVDSHKSECNMYCLDCVDGPLCSLCLGYHKDHRAIQIRRSSYHDVIRVSEIQKFLDISSVQTYIINSAKVVFLNERPQPRPGKGVTNTCQVCDRSLLDSFTFCSLGCKVVGTSRGFEKNKHSSEKKRTGDDSEDSYNSSSSSHVHGRNSKKLPSFTPSTPPPTAVSFRVVKRRKGIPHRAPMGGFPLEA